In Drosophila yakuba strain Tai18E2 chromosome 2R, Prin_Dyak_Tai18E2_2.1, whole genome shotgun sequence, a single genomic region encodes these proteins:
- the LOC6530864 gene encoding general odorant-binding protein 56h, giving the protein MRATFALTLLLGCLSGILAEQPKLDTSVSQELVLGCLKENGVTPQDLSDLQTGKVKAEDAKDNVKCSSQCILVKTGFMDATGKLLTDKIKSYYEKTSFKDLIAKDLDRCSAVKGANACDTAFKILSCFQGAH; this is encoded by the exons ATGAGGGCTACTTTCGCATTGACTCTGTTGCTCGGCTGCCTTTCAGGCATTTTGGCG GAACAACCCAAGCTAGACACATCGGTGTCCCAGGAACTAGTGTTGGGTTGCCTCAAAGAGAACGGAGTCACCCCACAGGATCTGTCTGACCTGCAAACGGGCAAGGTGAAGGCCGAGGATGCCAAGGACAATGTGAAGTGCTCCTCTCAGTGCATTTTGGTCAAGACCGGTTTCATGGACGCCACAGGCAAACTGCTGACCGACAAGATTAAGTCCTACTATGAGAAAACGAGTTTTAAAGATCTCATAGCAAAGGATTTGGACAGGTGCAGCGCGGTCAAGGGCGCCAATGCCTGTGACACCGCCTTTAAGATATTGTCCTGCTTCCAGGGAGCCCATTAG